One Methanolobus sp. WCC4 DNA segment encodes these proteins:
- a CDS encoding replication factor A (Replication protein A protects and stabilize the intermediate ssDNA that is generated by the unwinding action of a DNA helicase at the replication fork. In addition, SSBs prevent the formation of secondary structures by single-stranded template DNA.): MKELAQEISARFSELGVEIPIGEIEERLDKMINKFKVPKDEARRSVVNYFLKSHNIKRNEYYVGGQSESPMINISDITEDGKWVNVRGKIVQLWDNTHESISQVGLIGDETGTIKFTMWESAGAPLVEESGSYLFKNVVVNEWNGKFQLNVNKSSTIESIEDDIEVGTATVEFTGAMVDIQSGSGLIKRCPECNRALTKGACMEHGKVDGVYDLRIKAVMDDGISVQDAILKRDQVEEITGITLENAVAMAADALDQGVVLEKMKSSLVGKYYRLSGPRVDRYLIVESISPVFAYDPAELDRLIVEAEVV; the protein is encoded by the coding sequence ATGAAAGAATTAGCACAGGAGATCAGTGCCAGGTTCAGTGAACTTGGAGTGGAGATCCCTATAGGGGAGATCGAAGAGCGCCTTGATAAGATGATAAACAAGTTCAAGGTACCCAAAGATGAAGCACGAAGAAGTGTTGTAAACTACTTTTTAAAATCACACAATATCAAAAGGAACGAGTATTATGTTGGTGGCCAGTCCGAGTCGCCCATGATCAATATATCTGACATCACAGAAGATGGGAAGTGGGTCAATGTCAGGGGGAAGATCGTTCAGTTATGGGATAATACCCATGAGTCGATATCACAGGTGGGTCTTATCGGAGATGAGACCGGAACCATCAAGTTCACGATGTGGGAAAGTGCCGGAGCACCGCTGGTAGAGGAGAGCGGAAGTTACCTTTTCAAGAATGTCGTCGTCAATGAATGGAACGGGAAGTTCCAGTTGAACGTCAACAAGAGCAGCACGATCGAATCCATCGAGGATGATATAGAGGTAGGGACCGCAACGGTGGAGTTCACAGGTGCAATGGTGGACATCCAGTCCGGCTCAGGTCTGATAAAGCGCTGTCCTGAATGTAACAGGGCACTTACAAAGGGTGCCTGCATGGAACACGGCAAGGTGGATGGTGTCTATGATCTTCGTATCAAGGCTGTTATGGACGATGGCATATCCGTACAGGATGCGATCCTGAAAAGGGACCAGGTCGAAGAGATAACCGGTATCACTCTTGAGAATGCAGTAGCAATGGCTGCTGATGCCCTTGATCAGGGAGTTGTCCTTGAAAAGATGAAAAGTTCACTAGTGGGGAAATATTACAGATTAAGTGGTCCCAGGGTGGACAGGTATCTGATAGTTGAGTCCATAAGTCCTGTATTCGCATATGATCCAGCCGAACTGGACAGGCTTATAGTTGAAGCAGAGGTGGTCTGA